Within the Rhodothermales bacterium genome, the region GGCGGCGGTACGAACGGGTCCTTCTTTCCCTTGGGTACATCGGCGCGGAGTCCTCGGATGAAGCCAAACTTTTTGTCTCCGATGAGCTCGAGGATACCTGAGAATCTTGGTTTTGAGTCTTCCATAACCTGCTTCGGTGGGAATAAATGGCGCACAGTCGACGGGACGAGTCTGCACGCTGACTTAACAGCAACTTGATCCGAGCAAGCAA harbors:
- a CDS encoding transcription termination factor Rho (An RNA-DNA helicase that actively releases nascent mRNAs from paused transcription complexes), which translates into the protein MEDSKPRFSGILELIGDKKFGFIRGLRADVPKGKKDPFVPPP